The Nitrospinota bacterium genome has a segment encoding these proteins:
- a CDS encoding biopolymer transporter ExbD, translating to MQFRREEEDNFALDMTPMIDVVFLLIIFFMVSTVFVDFSRKMDINLPTSKSSVLDESAKTLEVEMSKDKKIFLGGKPLTLLGLETTLAKMQFKDKKPTAIIRADKSLPYGDVIQVMGLLQKKGIPDISVAVK from the coding sequence ATGCAATTCAGAAGAGAAGAGGAAGATAATTTCGCTCTGGATATGACACCGATGATTGATGTGGTGTTCCTGCTCATAATTTTCTTTATGGTCTCAACAGTTTTTGTTGACTTCAGCAGGAAAATGGATATAAATCTTCCTACTTCCAAGTCTTCCGTCCTCGATGAAAGTGCAAAGACCCTGGAGGTCGAGATGTCGAAAGATAAGAAAATTTTTCTTGGAGGCAAACCGCTGACGCTTCTTGGGCTTGAAACCACTCTCGCTAAAATGCAGTTCAAGGACAAAAAACCAACCGCGATTATTCGTGCTGATAAATCCTTGCCATACGGAGATGTGATTCAGGTCATGGGTCTTTTGCAGAAAAAGGGCATTCCGGATATCAGTGTGGCGGTGAAATAA